A stretch of Campylobacter gracilis DNA encodes these proteins:
- a CDS encoding Crp/Fnr family transcriptional regulator, with amino-acid sequence MEKSRLGLLQTEAIATLSDEELAMFEHQVIKKGYVFYSEAPKVFIFKSGQAKLSFFEDGEEFIINYLNKDNITILNEICALEFLEDSEIYTIDASGLGEILANRSFCEAYIKILTEIILLQRKITRSILFENAKGRIASFLIELANEQNFHQNGYKYVFLPFSLKVLSSFVGLKRQSASTAFNELVKDNVIQKISQHEFLILDYDRLLSYCV; translated from the coding sequence ATGGAAAAATCGCGGCTGGGACTACTGCAAACCGAGGCTATCGCCACGCTTAGCGACGAGGAGCTTGCAATGTTCGAGCACCAAGTCATCAAAAAAGGCTATGTTTTTTATAGCGAAGCGCCTAAAGTTTTTATTTTTAAAAGCGGGCAGGCGAAGCTTTCGTTTTTTGAAGACGGCGAAGAATTCATCATCAACTACCTAAACAAGGACAATATTACCATTCTTAATGAAATTTGCGCGCTTGAGTTTTTAGAGGATAGCGAGATTTACACGATCGATGCGAGCGGACTAGGGGAGATCTTGGCAAATCGCAGCTTTTGCGAGGCATATATAAAAATTTTAACAGAGATAATTCTGCTGCAGCGCAAAATCACGCGCTCTATACTTTTTGAAAATGCAAAAGGGCGCATCGCGAGCTTTTTGATCGAGCTTGCAAACGAGCAGAATTTTCATCAAAATGGCTACAAATATGTCTTTTTGCCCTTTTCGCTAAAGGTGCTTTCATCCTTTGTAGGGCTCAAGCGTCAAAGTGCGAGTACCGCGTTTAACGAGCTTGTAAAAGATAACGTAATTCAAAAAATTAGCCAGCACGAGTTTTTGATCCTGGACTACGACAGGTTGCTTAGCTACTGTGTTTAG
- a CDS encoding formate/nitrite transporter family protein yields the protein MLNPAETAQAVSSSMQHKAHTPLISIIFLAIMAGAAIAMGDIFWAHSTVGMAEKQSIGLSNFIGGITFSCGLMMVVFYGGHLFTSSVLTGVPAADGKLPLGKTIGYWAIVWCFNFVGGALIAYMYYYSGLPLKYDGYILQHFIPAAAGKINAPFHELFIRGIFCNVFVCMSIWTATSESNLSGKFFAIMWMIGAFVACSMEHCVANMFILTEGIIAKGHYLAAAGGDVNALASSLHGVTAAQIDSINWGNFIVKNMIPVTLGNICGGLFFVGLVGFMVNKYDMKKKD from the coding sequence ATGTTAAATCCTGCAGAAACCGCGCAAGCGGTGTCTAGTTCGATGCAACACAAGGCGCATACCCCGCTAATTAGCATAATTTTTCTAGCTATAATGGCGGGCGCTGCAATCGCTATGGGCGATATTTTCTGGGCTCACTCGACCGTCGGGATGGCTGAAAAGCAATCTATTGGCTTATCGAATTTCATCGGCGGTATTACCTTTAGCTGCGGTCTGATGATGGTGGTTTTTTACGGTGGGCATCTATTTACTAGCTCGGTTTTAACGGGCGTACCTGCCGCCGATGGCAAATTACCGCTAGGTAAAACTATCGGCTATTGGGCTATCGTTTGGTGCTTTAACTTTGTAGGTGGCGCGTTAATCGCGTATATGTATTATTACTCAGGACTTCCGCTTAAATATGATGGCTACATCTTGCAGCACTTCATTCCTGCAGCAGCAGGCAAAATAAACGCACCTTTTCATGAGCTATTCATCCGCGGAATTTTTTGTAACGTGTTTGTATGTATGTCTATCTGGACTGCGACCAGCGAGAGCAATCTATCGGGTAAATTCTTTGCAATTATGTGGATGATCGGCGCATTCGTAGCTTGCTCGATGGAACACTGCGTGGCAAATATGTTTATCCTAACTGAAGGCATCATCGCTAAAGGCCACTATCTTGCGGCTGCGGGTGGCGATGTAAATGCTCTTGCAAGCTCGCTTCACGGCGTAACGGCGGCTCAAATAGATTCAATAAACTGGGGAAACTTCATCGTTAAAAATATGATCCCGGTTACGCTAGGTAACATCTGCGGTGGTCTATTTTTCGTAGGCTTGGTCGGATTTATGGTAAATAAATACGATATGAAAAAGAAAGACTAA
- a CDS encoding hydrogenase 3 maturation endopeptidase HyCI, whose protein sequence is MRKALLCIGNPLRGDDDVGNETGRIVEANLKDWHVFYGQDVPENEFAALREFAPEILIVVDAMSGFDEDKIEFFDLSNDRDYIYSTHNLPTPVLLSYLRKICPKTLFLGISVLLDNVLDFKEGLSESAKKSAQKAYERILEIDSNLNEEE, encoded by the coding sequence ATGCGAAAGGCGTTGCTTTGTATCGGCAATCCCCTTCGCGGCGACGACGACGTGGGCAATGAAACGGGGCGAATAGTCGAGGCGAACTTAAAAGACTGGCACGTTTTTTATGGGCAGGATGTGCCCGAAAACGAATTTGCGGCCCTTAGGGAATTCGCCCCTGAAATTCTGATCGTAGTAGATGCGATGAGCGGCTTTGATGAGGATAAGATAGAATTCTTTGATCTTAGCAACGATCGCGACTATATCTACTCGACGCATAACCTACCTACGCCGGTGCTTCTAAGCTATCTGCGCAAAATTTGCCCAAAAACATTGTTTTTGGGCATAAGTGTGCTGCTCGATAACGTCCTTGATTTTAAAGAAGGGCTAAGCGAGAGCGCAAAAAAAAGTGCGCAAAAAGCTTATGAGCGTATCTTAGAAATTGATTCAAATTTAAATGAGGAGGAGTAA
- a CDS encoding formate hydrogenlyase maturation HycH family protein: protein MIEVFKLTKRHMDENENLPKELKDIKVFSTCVGHGVGTIDFSEKVLEIDDEEFKRIIENSGDYVKFKIGNLSKYFEIEIFAEHAAKLIPQLCECELKDLLKNMREGYFVLRKDF from the coding sequence ATGATTGAGGTTTTTAAGCTTACAAAGCGGCATATGGACGAAAACGAAAATTTACCCAAAGAGCTAAAGGATATCAAGGTTTTTTCCACCTGCGTCGGTCACGGCGTAGGTACGATCGATTTTAGCGAAAAGGTGCTTGAGATAGACGATGAAGAATTTAAACGCATCATCGAGAATTCGGGCGACTACGTTAAATTTAAGATCGGTAACCTAAGCAAGTATTTCGAGATTGAAATTTTTGCCGAGCACGCAGCCAAGCTAATCCCTCAGCTTTGCGAATGTGAGCTTAAAGATCTGCTAAAAAATATGCGCGAAGGATACTTCGTGCTAAGAAAGGATTTTTGA
- a CDS encoding NADH-quinone oxidoreductase subunit B family protein, with translation MSLYQVPENIKNANDLTAKLELLKNIKRSFSVYRIDCGSCNGCEIEIFASITPMWDPERFGFKLVANPRHADILVCTGPVTRQMYYPLLRAYEAAPDPKIVVALRACGSTGGIFHDAYSVWSGIDKIVPVDVYIPGCPPHPASIIYGLGMALGIIDQKLQKKSYEQDSTLPPPVERSVIGDILFERDLQAEAKRLMSYIFGRVLFAKYMDAIKTSSDVHDPKASREALLNAIHTEEDPRYAECMALLHNDVYLKYARATEEFKIDPQKEVWSKR, from the coding sequence ATGAGTTTGTATCAAGTCCCCGAAAATATTAAAAACGCAAACGATCTAACCGCAAAATTGGAGCTTTTGAAAAATATCAAACGAAGCTTCAGCGTTTATCGTATCGATTGCGGAAGTTGCAACGGCTGTGAAATCGAAATTTTTGCTTCTATCACGCCGATGTGGGATCCGGAGCGCTTTGGTTTTAAACTCGTAGCCAACCCTCGTCACGCAGATATCTTAGTCTGCACCGGTCCGGTTACTCGCCAAATGTATTATCCACTGCTTCGCGCTTATGAGGCTGCGCCCGATCCAAAGATTGTAGTAGCTCTGAGAGCCTGCGGAAGTACTGGCGGAATTTTTCACGACGCATATAGCGTATGGAGCGGCATCGATAAGATTGTACCGGTAGATGTTTATATCCCCGGCTGCCCTCCGCATCCTGCTAGCATCATCTATGGTCTTGGCATGGCACTTGGCATTATTGATCAAAAGCTTCAAAAGAAGAGCTACGAGCAAGATAGCACTCTTCCGCCACCGGTTGAGAGATCCGTCATCGGCGATATTTTATTCGAGCGCGACTTGCAAGCCGAGGCAAAAAGGCTGATGAGCTATATTTTCGGAAGAGTTTTATTTGCAAAATATATGGATGCGATCAAAACCTCATCTGACGTTCACGATCCAAAAGCTTCTCGTGAGGCTCTACTTAACGCTATCCACACCGAAGAAGATCCTAGATACGCGGAGTGTATGGCACTATTGCACAATGACGTATATCTAAAATACGCCCGCGCTACGGAGGAATTTAAAATCGATCCGCAAAAAGAGGTCTGGAGTAAACGATGA
- a CDS encoding formate hydrogenlyase complex iron-sulfur subunit has translation MMKLFDITEKYGKATYAYPFEPYIVPENFRGQPEYTYELCIGCAACGIACPSNAIELKMNEAQTKLIWEFDCGRCIFCGRCDEVCPTGAVRLGNSFELAVKFDKSALIQHGELEMEKCSCCGKPMTPKRLINYTLEKLSTANLLPGRLEEAKKYLYICPECKKAQAVERMTKGLEEAIK, from the coding sequence ATGATGAAATTATTCGACATTACCGAAAAATATGGTAAGGCGACCTATGCTTATCCGTTTGAGCCATACATCGTGCCCGAGAATTTTCGCGGGCAACCTGAATACACCTACGAGCTTTGCATAGGCTGTGCTGCATGCGGTATCGCCTGCCCATCCAATGCGATTGAGCTTAAGATGAACGAAGCCCAAACTAAACTAATTTGGGAATTTGATTGCGGGCGTTGCATATTTTGTGGTCGCTGCGACGAGGTATGCCCTACAGGAGCGGTAAGGCTAGGCAATAGCTTTGAGCTAGCGGTAAAATTTGACAAAAGCGCGCTTATCCAACACGGCGAGCTCGAGATGGAGAAATGCAGCTGCTGCGGCAAGCCGATGACCCCAAAAAGGCTCATCAACTACACGCTAGAAAAGCTAAGTACGGCAAATTTGCTCCCAGGCAGATTAGAAGAAGCTAAAAAATATCTCTATATCTGTCCTGAATGCAAAAAAGCTCAAGCGGTTGAGAGAATGACTAAAGGCTTAGAGGAGGCAATAAAATGA
- a CDS encoding hydrogenase large subunit has protein sequence MRGDKFIEILKTKVKVLEVTRQAEDQITVLVDRNDLPLAVKTLYYDIGGFISTMIPNDERELNGNFALYYAISMEGGKMTEAEDFAAEDKCFITVRTLIPGSDPTFPSVTPLVPACVWYEREAFDMFGLIAEGLPDKRRLVLSDDWPDGLHPLRKDAMDYRYRPDPVDHKDEPNAEFLFPSGDGVVDVPLGPLHVTSDEPGHFRLFCDGDEIIDADYRLFYQHRGMEKLAENRMNYDQMGYLAERVCGICGYAHAIACIEAAEKAIKLEIPLRAQAIRVICLEIERLHSHLLNIGLACEVTGNYNAFMHIFRVREYSMELAQLVTGGRKTYGNVIMGGLRRDMTDNEIRKSIEIINKLDVQISEIWDAVMEDKRQIGRWKGVGVLDRKVARDFSPVGPNMRASGFKRDNRYDHPYDFFNKIEFEVAVEHGGDVFSREVVRYKELKQSIHIIRQCLHQMPQTPIMIDPQTMIRPENYALGHDEAPRGENVHWIMQGNAQKVYRWRCRAATYNNWPSLRFQFRGNNISDAALIVCSMDPCYSCTERVTLVDINSGKSKILTEKDLKKFCQDGKVSKKDLR, from the coding sequence ATGAGAGGCGATAAATTTATAGAAATTTTAAAGACCAAAGTTAAGGTCTTAGAAGTTACCCGCCAAGCCGAGGATCAAATCACCGTTTTAGTGGATAGAAATGATCTGCCGCTTGCGGTTAAGACCCTATATTATGACATCGGCGGTTTTATCAGCACGATGATCCCTAACGATGAGCGCGAGCTAAACGGAAATTTCGCGCTTTACTATGCAATATCTATGGAAGGTGGTAAGATGACCGAAGCGGAGGATTTCGCCGCAGAGGATAAATGCTTCATCACCGTTAGAACGCTAATTCCCGGATCGGATCCTACGTTCCCGTCGGTTACTCCTTTAGTGCCTGCTTGCGTATGGTACGAAAGAGAAGCCTTCGATATGTTTGGTTTAATCGCTGAGGGCTTGCCTGATAAACGCCGTTTGGTGTTAAGCGACGATTGGCCGGATGGACTTCATCCGCTTCGCAAAGACGCGATGGACTACCGCTATAGGCCCGATCCTGTAGATCATAAAGACGAGCCTAATGCAGAGTTTTTATTTCCTAGCGGCGATGGCGTAGTAGATGTTCCACTTGGACCTCTTCACGTAACGAGCGATGAGCCGGGACACTTTAGACTATTTTGCGACGGCGATGAGATTATCGATGCGGACTACCGCTTATTTTATCAACACCGCGGTATGGAGAAGCTAGCTGAAAACCGAATGAATTACGATCAGATGGGCTATTTAGCAGAGCGCGTCTGCGGAATTTGCGGCTACGCTCACGCGATTGCGTGTATTGAAGCAGCAGAGAAAGCCATCAAGCTTGAAATTCCACTTCGTGCGCAAGCCATCCGCGTCATCTGTCTTGAGATCGAGCGCCTTCACAGCCATCTTTTAAATATCGGTCTAGCCTGCGAGGTAACAGGTAACTACAACGCCTTTATGCATATCTTTAGGGTGCGCGAATACTCCATGGAGCTAGCTCAGCTCGTAACCGGCGGCCGCAAGACTTATGGCAACGTCATTATGGGTGGACTTCGCCGCGATATGACCGATAATGAAATTCGCAAGAGCATCGAGATCATCAACAAGCTCGATGTTCAAATTTCTGAAATTTGGGACGCCGTTATGGAGGATAAACGCCAAATCGGTCGCTGGAAAGGTGTGGGCGTATTAGATCGCAAAGTGGCGCGTGATTTTAGCCCGGTAGGTCCAAATATGAGAGCTTCCGGTTTTAAACGCGATAACCGCTACGATCACCCTTATGATTTCTTCAACAAGATAGAATTCGAAGTAGCCGTAGAGCACGGTGGCGATGTATTCAGCCGTGAAGTCGTAAGATATAAAGAGCTTAAACAATCGATCCACATCATCAGGCAGTGCTTGCATCAAATGCCGCAAACTCCGATAATGATCGATCCACAGACTATGATCAGACCGGAAAACTACGCTTTAGGTCACGACGAAGCACCGCGCGGCGAAAATGTCCACTGGATCATGCAAGGCAACGCTCAGAAGGTTTACCGCTGGAGATGTCGCGCCGCTACGTATAATAACTGGCCGAGCTTGCGATTTCAATTCCGTGGAAATAACATCTCCGATGCGGCGCTAATCGTATGCTCGATGGATCCGTGCTACTCATGCACCGAGCGCGTAACTTTAGTCGATATTAATAGCGGAAAGAGTAAAATTCTAACCGAAAAAGACCTTAAGAAATTTTGCCAAGACGGCAAGGTTAGCAAAAAGGATTTAAGATGA
- a CDS encoding hydrogenase 4 subunit F: MNSLAFILIFPLLGALILFLCPKNFKLLSTLHVLISAVTSAGLLCNVGKLLSGNAEAFYAYDKFLFLDSLGCVFLVLIAVTGFLVNLYSTTYMKWEIQGGHLDLSDLRKYYSLCHVFVFTMTLSVICNNVAFMWAAVEATTLASVFLVAIHKDKKSTESGYKYIVICSIGLAFALYATVLLYAATFKITGDGEASMLWTSIMDNAKNLNGDAAKLIFIFALIGFGTKAGLAPTHTWLPDVHAEGPAPISALLSGVLLKCAMLAIFRYYAITAQAVGFDFVQSVMLISGTITLFIAGIFLVRQHDVKRMFAYHSVVHMGVIAFALGIGGYFGLLAAIFHCLAHSFTKALAFCSTGNIARIYGHKDMSRMGGMVKIAPLTTIMFGAAVCSLVGVPAFAIFVSEFNVFKGAIASGQYIAVALFAIALVIIFIADFAHFNLASFGTPKGEVVYAKEMSLFENLPLILLCALVIIFGVWHVGDFWMLVENGVRIMMRG, from the coding sequence ATGAATAGTTTAGCTTTTATATTAATTTTTCCGTTGCTCGGAGCGCTGATATTATTCTTATGCCCTAAGAATTTCAAGCTCCTAAGCACGCTACACGTTTTGATTTCTGCAGTTACTTCCGCAGGGCTACTCTGTAACGTAGGCAAGCTTCTAAGCGGCAATGCCGAGGCGTTTTATGCATACGATAAATTCCTATTCCTAGATAGCCTAGGTTGCGTATTTTTAGTGCTAATCGCCGTAACGGGCTTTTTGGTGAATTTATACTCCACCACCTATATGAAGTGGGAGATACAAGGCGGTCATCTGGATCTTAGCGATCTAAGAAAATACTACTCGCTCTGCCACGTTTTCGTTTTTACGATGACGCTTAGCGTGATCTGTAACAACGTTGCGTTTATGTGGGCTGCGGTAGAGGCTACTACGTTAGCTTCGGTATTTTTGGTCGCTATTCATAAAGATAAAAAATCTACCGAGAGCGGTTACAAATATATCGTCATCTGCTCGATCGGCTTAGCATTCGCGCTTTATGCGACCGTTTTACTATATGCGGCTACATTCAAAATTACAGGCGACGGCGAGGCTTCTATGCTTTGGACGAGCATTATGGATAATGCCAAAAATTTAAACGGCGATGCCGCTAAGCTTATCTTTATATTCGCTCTAATCGGCTTTGGAACCAAAGCAGGACTTGCTCCTACTCACACTTGGCTTCCCGACGTTCACGCAGAAGGTCCGGCTCCGATTTCGGCACTACTTTCGGGTGTGCTTTTAAAATGTGCGATGCTAGCGATATTTAGATATTACGCTATCACAGCTCAAGCCGTAGGCTTTGACTTTGTTCAATCCGTAATGTTAATTTCCGGTACGATCACGCTATTTATAGCAGGAATTTTCCTCGTTCGCCAGCACGACGTAAAGAGGATGTTTGCTTACCACTCGGTCGTTCATATGGGTGTTATTGCATTTGCGCTAGGTATCGGCGGATATTTCGGCTTGCTTGCCGCGATCTTTCACTGCTTAGCTCACAGCTTTACCAAGGCTCTTGCATTCTGCTCTACCGGCAATATCGCTAGAATTTACGGTCACAAAGATATGTCTAGAATGGGCGGTATGGTAAAAATCGCTCCGCTTACTACGATAATGTTTGGTGCTGCGGTTTGCTCGCTCGTAGGCGTTCCTGCGTTTGCGATCTTTGTAAGCGAATTTAACGTTTTCAAAGGCGCGATAGCTAGCGGTCAATACATAGCCGTAGCATTATTTGCAATCGCGCTCGTAATTATTTTCATCGCGGACTTCGCGCACTTTAATCTAGCGAGCTTCGGTACACCTAAAGGTGAAGTGGTTTATGCTAAAGAGATGAGCTTGTTTGAAAATTTACCGCTAATCTTGCTTTGCGCTTTAGTGATAATTTTCGGCGTATGGCACGTAGGTGATTTTTGGATGCTCGTCGAAAACGGCGTTAGAATAATGATGAGAGGTTAA
- the hyfE gene encoding hydrogenase 4 membrane subunit, which yields MNSIDILAICMIVTSLAVFGLRNLKLSIGIYAIQTLLLVSIFFMLYSNFNAPQLRIWAIVAFFTKVIFVPGILFWLVKKLDVISEDEPVGGFFVSPVIAMGFSLAIAMTINPILLQFSLIQERIVLIAAVTVFMMGIFGFMLRNSFIKQILAYCLFENGIHLSLALMAYNSHELVELGILTDAIFAVIIMSVLAVRFYKAYDGLDTSKASNLRG from the coding sequence ATGAATAGTATCGATATTTTAGCAATTTGTATGATCGTAACGTCACTCGCGGTATTCGGACTTAGAAATTTAAAGCTTTCGATCGGAATTTACGCGATTCAGACGCTACTTTTGGTAAGCATATTTTTTATGCTATATTCTAACTTCAATGCGCCGCAGCTTAGAATTTGGGCGATAGTGGCATTTTTTACGAAGGTTATTTTCGTACCTGGAATTTTATTTTGGCTAGTTAAAAAGCTGGATGTGATCAGCGAGGATGAGCCGGTAGGCGGCTTTTTCGTAAGCCCCGTTATTGCGATGGGATTTTCGCTAGCGATTGCGATGACAATCAATCCGATCTTGCTTCAATTCTCTCTTATTCAAGAAAGAATCGTTCTAATAGCGGCAGTAACCGTATTTATGATGGGAATTTTCGGCTTCATGCTAAGAAATTCTTTCATCAAGCAAATTCTGGCCTACTGCCTATTTGAAAACGGCATCCACCTAAGCCTTGCGCTTATGGCTTACAACTCTCACGAGCTAGTCGAGCTTGGAATTTTAACCGACGCGATCTTTGCGGTTATCATTATGAGCGTTTTGGCGGTTAGATTTTACAAAGCTTATGACGGACTTGATACGTCTAAAGCTTCGAATTTAAGGGGTTAA
- a CDS encoding respiratory chain complex I subunit 1 family protein: MQTIQTIFLMIFQVAVIVLVAPLFDGMARKLRAKLQSKQGSDFFQTYRDIIKLFKRGRTVPACSHWVFRWAPFFLFATSAAILAAIPITYSKDTLFGAYSDIFVILYLGALLRFVFGAASIDSGNPFAATGGGREQMLAVFVEPVMMMCLIVVMMAAGTSNLVEIQQMVRSGQIGYQIPSFAVASIAFLWCMYVETGRKPFDLAEAEQELQEGLLGEYAGSDLGLVQAALILKQFAMIGLFLTIFEPWNFSNPLLAIIIFVLKTGVFYVAAVFIDNFGPRFRMTSSMRKISCGALAIAFAALTLYVVGF, from the coding sequence ATGCAGACTATACAAACTATATTTTTAATGATATTTCAAGTCGCGGTTATCGTCCTAGTCGCTCCACTCTTCGACGGTATGGCGAGAAAACTTCGAGCCAAGCTTCAGTCGAAACAAGGAAGCGATTTTTTCCAGACTTACCGCGATATTATTAAGCTTTTTAAGCGCGGCAGAACCGTTCCCGCGTGCAGCCACTGGGTATTTAGATGGGCGCCGTTTTTCCTTTTCGCTACTTCGGCGGCGATTTTGGCGGCTATTCCTATTACATACAGCAAAGATACCCTTTTCGGAGCGTATTCGGATATTTTCGTTATCCTATATCTAGGCGCGCTTTTGCGCTTTGTATTCGGTGCGGCTTCGATAGACAGCGGTAACCCGTTTGCCGCAACCGGCGGTGGACGCGAGCAGATGCTTGCCGTTTTTGTCGAGCCTGTTATGATGATGTGCCTAATTGTAGTAATGATGGCTGCGGGAACTTCAAATTTAGTTGAGATCCAGCAGATGGTACGCAGCGGTCAGATCGGCTATCAAATTCCAAGCTTTGCCGTAGCTTCGATTGCATTTTTATGGTGTATGTATGTCGAGACCGGCAGAAAGCCATTTGATCTTGCCGAAGCCGAGCAAGAGCTTCAAGAAGGACTTCTGGGCGAATATGCAGGCAGCGATCTAGGCTTAGTGCAAGCGGCGCTTATTTTGAAGCAATTTGCGATGATCGGATTATTCCTAACGATATTTGAGCCGTGGAATTTTAGCAATCCGCTTTTAGCAATCATAATCTTTGTGCTAAAAACCGGCGTATTTTACGTAGCAGCCGTTTTCATCGACAACTTTGGACCGCGCTTTAGAATGACTTCGAGCATGCGCAAAATTTCATGCGGTGCTCTTGCCATCGCTTTTGCGGCATTAACGCTTTACGTAGTAGGATTTTAA